In Fibrobacter sp. UWB13, the genomic window GCTCGAAGAAAAGGGCTTCACCTACCGCACCTCTGACGGCATCTACTTCGACAGCCTCAAGTTCCCGCGCTATGCCGACTTTGCCCGCCTCGACGTGGAAAATCTCCGCAAGGGTAGCCGCATCGACATGGGCGAAAAGCACAACGCTACAGACTTCGCACTCTGGAAGTTCAGCCCGACTGACAAGAAGCGCGCTATGGAATGGGACAGCCCGTGGGGCGTTGGATTCCCGGGTTGGCACATCGAATGCTCCGCCATGGCAATGAAGTACAACGGCCCGACGCTCGACATTCACTGCGGCGGTACGGACCACATCCGCGTGCACCACACGAACGAAATCGCCCAGAGCGAATGCGCCAACGGCGTTCAGTTCAGCCGCTTCTGGATGCACGGTGAATTCCTCCGCACCGCAAGCGAAGAAAAGCTTGAAGATGGTACGACCGAACAGAAGTTCGGCAAGATGAGCAAGTCCTCGGGCGAATTCTTGACCGTCACGCTCCTCATGGAACGCGGCTTCAACCCGCTCGACTACCGCTACTTTGCACTCGGCAGCCACTACCGCAACTACCTGAACTTCACTTGGGAAGCCCTCACCGGTGCCAAGGAAGCCTTCAAGAGCTTGCACAAGAAGACGGACCCGCTGATTGGCAAGGCAACCGCTATCGAAAGCGAAGCTGCCAAGGCTTTCCAGCAGGAATTCAAGGACGCGATCGGTGACGACCTCAACATGCCTCGCGCACTCGGCATCATGAACACGATGCTCAAGAGCGACATCGATGACGGCGAAAAGGCTGCACTCGTAGCTGACTTCGACAAGATCTTTGGTCTCAAGCTTGACCAGCCGCGCGAAGAATACGTGAAGAAGGGCGCAAACGACAACATCGATACCGCTAAGATCGAAGCTTTGATCGCAGCCCGCAAGGAAGCTCGCGCCAACAAGAACTGGGCCGAAAGCGACCGCATCCGTGATGAACTTGCCGCGATGAACATCGTGATCAAGGACTCTAAGGAAGGCACGACCTGGAGCGTGAAGGAATAAGCCATTTTCCTCCTCGTTGTCATATACGTTGCATTTATTGGGCTAGGTCTCCCCGACACCATTCTTGGGGCGGCTTGGCCCTTAATGCATTTAGACCTCAAAACGCCGATTTCTGCGGCGGGTATTCTTTCCATTATCGCCTCGCTCGGGACAATTGTCTCTAGCCTCTGCACCCCAAAATTTCTCCGCGTTTTAGGCACAGGAAAACTCGTCGCCTACAGCATTGCGCTTACCGCAATTGCCTCGCTCGGTTACGGCTTTGCGGACTCGTTCAACATTCTTTGCCTTTGGGCGATTCCGATGGGCATTGGCGCAGGCGCCGTCGACGTGGCGATGAACAACTTTGCCGCCATTTATCTGGAATCCAAGCACACGAACTGGCTGCACGCAAGCTGGGGCATCGGAGCAACGCTCGGGCCATCGCTCCTTTCGTTCTCGATTTTGACCGGTAACGGTTGGCGCGGATCATACGAATATGTCGCCGCAAGCCTCACCGCAATTTTCGTGTTGATTCTTATTTCGCTCCCGCTGTGGAAAAAAACGGAAGCGCGTGGAGGGCTCTCGGAAAACGTCACCATCCCGACGAATTCCGAGAATGCGAAAGCCGCGAGCCCCGGAAACACGCCGAGAACTGCCGCGCCCCCTGACAACAACGCAAATAATGCGCCGCACATCAGCATTCGCGAGGCACTCCACGTCCCGGGAATGAAGCTTTCGTTCCTCACGTTCTTCTTTTATTCGGCACTCGAAATTTCGACTAGTCTTTGGTGCGGCACCTACCTCATCGCTTGCGGATTCAAACCCGAAATCGGAGCATTCATCGTTTCGCTCATGTTTGCATCCGTGATGATTGGCCGCATTGCAAGCGGATTTTTTGCGATTAAGTTCACCGACCATCGCCTGATTTACGCCGGGATTTTCATCGTCGCCGCAGGCTGCCTTGTGCTTTCACTCCCGCTTCCGCTATGGATGCAGCCCGTTTGCATTTGTCTACTCGGACTCGGTTGCGCCCCTGTTTATCCATCACTAATTCACGCCACCCCTGCGCGTTTCGGCGAATCGCTCTCCAGCCAAGCCATCAGCATCCAGCTCGCCGGCTCCTACATCGGTTCAATCTTGATGCCGCCCGCATTTGGTCTCGTTGCAGCTAAATTCACCGTCCATCTTTGGCCGATTTCACTCTCGATTTTTGTCGGATTGTTACTTTTATGCGTGTGCCTGCTGGACTACGTGACGCACAAAAAACTGAACAAGTCTTACGCCCGCGAACGCGTCATTGACATTCTCCACACGGTTTCGATGGAAACTCTCAAACGGGAACGTCGCATACAACGTCGTTTACGCAATCGCCAAAAGAAACGTTAGGGGTTTATTATGGAAATAAAGCAATTTGTATTCAATCCGTTCGGAGTGAACTGCTATATCCTGAGCAACAGCAAGGGCGAAGCCATTTTAATTGACCCGAGCGTGAGCAATGCCCGTGAACAGGCGGCACTTACAGACTACCTCAAGAGCGAAAATCTGAAAGTCGTACGCGTTTTGAATACGCATTTGCACTTGGATCACGTCCTCGGGAACGCATTTGCAGAGCGCACTTTTGGCATCAAGGCCGAAGCGCACAAAGACGACACTTTTCTTCTCGATGCGCAAAAAGAACAGAGCCAAATGTTCGGCCTCCCGTGCAACGATTTAGCCCCCGCGTTGGGCAATTATCTGAGCGATGGCGACATCGTCGAAATTGCAGAAATCCGTCTGCAAGTGATTCACGTCGCTGGGCATTCCCCGGGCGGTCTTGCCTTCTTCTGCGAAAATCCGGGCAAAGTCAACGGACAAGACAACGTTCCGCCGCTCCTTTTCCCAGGCGACATCATTTTCGCAGGGAGCCGAGGTCGCAGCGACCTCTACGGCGGTGACGAATTCGCCCTCGTGAGCGGCATCAAGTCAAAGCTCCTCACACTCCCGGCAGAGACCGTTGTATTCCCCGGCCATGGGCCAAGCACAACCATTGGCAACGAGAAGATGTGGTATTAACCCTTCGACAGGCTCAGGGACCTTTGTTATGAGCAACAACGGGCAAGCGAGAATCGGTTGGATTGACGAGTTCAAGGGATTCGTTCTTTTGCTCGTTTGCCTGTTCCACATTGAGCAAAATTTCCCGAACGCGCACCTGGGAATGTATCACTTGAGCGCACTGCGCATGTCGGCATTTTTCTTTATTTCGGGATTTCTTTTTAGCACAAAACGCTTTACCAATTTCAAAAGTTACTTTACCCACAAAACGCGGGTTCTGTTAGTTCCGTATCTTTATCTTTCATTCCTATTTTTCGCCATCGACCCGGTCGTTTACAACTTTACTTTGTTCCCGAAATCGCCCACAATGATGGTCGTGAATACCATTCCCGACATCAACAACACATGGCAATACATCTATTGGAACATTGCTAAAATTTTCATCGCCGGGAAATCTTCCGTTGGCGCAGGGCCACTGTGGTTTGTGTTCACTCTTTATTCCGTCAGCTTGCTTTTTTACCTGCTTCACGAGATTTCGAAAAAGCAAGTCAACCCCAAACTGTTTTTCGTCGTTATGGCAATAGAAGGGCTCCTTGGCGGTTGGCTCCTGAACGAGAATCACATTCACTTGCCGCTTGGCATCGAGCGCGACCTCACGATTTTATTCTTCTTCGGCTGCGGATATCTTTGCAAGGACCCCATCAAAAGAATCCACAACGCCATTTCTGCGAGTACAGCTCACGCCGCAAAAAACACAATCATCGTTGCCGCCATCGGAATCGCAAACTATATCGCCTACGCATTTTTGGAATCGCCAAGTCCGAATTTTAGCATCATGAACAACGACTTAGGCAAGAGCCTCCCCCAATTTGTCGCAAGTTCCATCACAGGCATTATCGGACTCATCGCCACGTTCCTGCTCGCAAGCAAGATTCCAGACATTGCACCCATCCGCATTTTCAAGGGAATACTCCGCAACATCTCCCGCAACGCGCTCGTAATTCTTGCAGTTCACTGGTGGATCGTCCTGATTTTGAGACTCTTTTTCAGGCCGCAAATCAACCAACCGGGAATCGCCTACATCGCCATCCCGATTCTAGCCCTCGGCACCATCGCCACCATCCCGCTTTTCCGCAGCAAGCTCCACCGCCTACTCGGCAAAGAAAAAATCAGCATTCGAGAAAGTTTAAACATTAAAGAATAATGAAAGACGTCATTGCACGTCATTGCACGTTATTGCACGTCGTGCATGACACTACGAGTATCAAATATGAGTCAACAAGTGGACTCCTGCTTGATACTCTTGTACGTCATTGTGCAAGCACAAGACTATCGACTCGGTCATATCCATGCAAGCATGGCTGCGACTCTCGTCTTAGACGTCATTGCGAGCGAAGCGAAGCAATCCACAAAGCAATCTATACACCGAGTTCAGAAAAAAGGTCTTTCCATTGAGGATTCATTGATTCAATCAATGCAATTTTCTTCTTTCTAGACCCACCTTTTATCTTTTTTTCTCTTTCAATAGCATCAACAACCGAAGTATGCTCTTCGAAATAACCTAATTGCGTAACATTATATTTTGCAGTAAATCCAGAAGTCAATGATTTGTGCTCCTGCATTCGTTTGATGAGATTCGAAGTCACACCTGTATATAACGTTCCATGCGGCTTATTGAAAAGAATGTAGGTGTATGATTTTTCTTGCATGAAAAGAACATACAAAAATTCTTGTGGATTGCTTCGTCCTAACGGACTCGCAATGACGTACAAAGCGAGTGCAGCGATCTACAAATACCGTTTCACCGACGGTCTCTGTTCTTGTTCCGGCTTTTTCTTGGGCACGTAGATTTTTACGGCGTACACGTTAAAGTCCGTCTCGGCAACGATATCGCCTTCTTGCAAGTCTTCATAGACGTCGATTTCAATTTCGACACCATCGCGTGCGATGCAGCGGATAGAACGCGCCGTCAGTTCCTCGCGCAAAAGAGGAACGTCAACGACCTTCTTGTAAGTGCCGTGATGAGTCGTACCAAGAATTCGATTGCAAAGCATGGAATGCAATATAGAAATATTGCTATCTTATCACCTAACCATGGCTCGCGCACGTAAGACAATCACTCCTGATCCGTATGCAAAACCGATAGCGAAACCGCTACCGCCTTCCAAGAGCTTGCCCGGAAAGCTCAAGCAGTTCCAGGCGCCCACGCGTGCGGATTTCGACCTCGTAAGTCCTTACGGTGCCGCAGGCGACCAGCCCAAAGCCATCGAAGAGTTGACCGAGGGTTTCAAGAACGGCGAACAGTTCCAGACGCTTCTCGGCGTGACCGGTTCCGGCAAGACATTCACGATGGCAAACGTCATCAAGAATGTCGGAAAGCCGACGCTCATCCTCACGCACAACAAGACGCTCGCCGCCCAGCTTTACCAAGAATTCAAGTCGTTCTTCCCGAACAATGCGGTGGAATACTTCGTCAGCTATTACGATTACTTCCAGCCCGAAGCGTACATTCCACACACGGACACATTCATCGAAAAAGACGCGAGCATCAACGATGAAATCGACAAGCTCCGTCTGCGAGCAACGGCCAACCTCCTCACCCGCCGCGATGTCATCATCGTTGCTTCCGTGAGCTGCATTTACGGTTTGGGAAGCCCGAGCGAATACTTCGACTTGATGGTCCGTATCAAGAAGGGCGACATTTACGACCGCGACAAGATTCTGCGTGACCTTGTCCACATCCAGTATTCCCGCAACGACTTCAGCCTCGACCGAGGCTCATTCCGCGTTCGCGGTGATGTGATCGAAGTCCACCCGAGCTACGACGAAGATGGGCTGCGCATTGAACTTTTCGGCGATGAAGTCGACCGCCTTTACCGTTTCAACATCGTCACGGGCGAAGTCATCAAGGAAGTCGAAGAACTTACCATCGCCCCCGCAAAGCACTTTGTGACCAAAGAAGAAAACCGCGCGGGCATGTTGCAACGCATCCAGATGGAACTCACCGACCGCCTCGCCGAGCTAGACAAGGAAGGCAAGGTTCTCGAATCCGCTCGCCTTTCGAGCCGCACCCGCTACGACATGGAAATGCTCCGCGAAACGGGCATGTGCAACGGCATCGAAAACTACTCGCGCATCATCGAAGACCGCGCTCCGGGCACACGCCCATTCACACTCATCGACTACTTTGGCGACGATTGGCTTTTGATGATTGACGAATCGCACGTGAGCATCCCGCAAGTGGGCGGCATGGCCGAAGGCGACAAGTCCCGCAAAACCACGCTCGTGCAATACGGGTTCCGCCTCCCCTGTGCTCTCGACAACCGCCCGATGAACTTCGCCGAATTCGAGTACATGTACCCGAAGCAAGTGCTTTTTGTGAGCGCCACCCCCGGCGACTACGAACTCAAAAAGACTAACGGCGTTGTCACGGAACAGATCAACCGCCCGACCGGGCTTTTGGACCCAAAGATTGAACTGTTCCCAATCCAGGGCCAAATGGACGTACTCCTGTACCGCATCGAAGAAGTCGTCAAAAACGGCGACCGTGTGCTCGTCACGACGCTTACCAAGAAGATGGCGCAAGACCTCACGGAATTTTTCATCGAAGCAGGCGTCCGCGCCAAGTACCTCCATAGCGACATCAAGACGCTCGAACGCCACGAGCTCATCCGCGGACTGCGTAGCGGCGAATACGACGTGCTCGTGGGCATCAACCTCTTACGCGAAGGCCTCGACCTCCCCGAAGTGAGCATGGTCGCGATTCTCGATGCCGACAAGGAAGGTTTCCTCCGCAACTACAGGAGCCTCATCCAGACGATGGGCCGCGCAAGCCGCAACGTGAACGGCACAGTGCTTTTGTTCGCAGACAATATGACTGAAAGTCTGCAAAAGGCTATCGACGAGACGAACCGCCGCCGCGGTCTCCAGGAAGAATTCAACAAGGAACACGGAATTACCCCGAAGTCCGTCACCCGCAAGATCGAAGAAGACCTGCGAATCATCGACCCCTTGGGCGATATCGGCGACGACACCACCGACAGCGAAGATGATTGGGAAGACAAACCGGGTATCCGCCCGATGGAACCTTTACAGCCCTCGCGCTTTAGGAAGAGTTCCACAAAGAAAGCAGCAGCCCCCGGCGCACATTCTGGAGCACCGTCCAAAGCATCCGAGTCCAAGCTCGCCGACCTGGAACGCCAAATGAAAGAAGCGGCAGCCCGCCTCGACTTCGAAGAAGCCGCTCGAATCCGCGATATTATACGCTCGCTCGACGCATAGTGTATAATTTCGTTTACAGATTTATTATAATATTCGTCACACTCTATACCGCGCTTATTACGCCATGTAATTTTATTTTTGTATTATTATAAAAAGTTAAATACTTGGTGCTTTTTGCCCAAATTTTGTTTATTTTCACTTTAAGATTACATAGAAAGGGTTTTACAATGAGTTCTAAATTTACAACGCCTCTTATTCTCAGCTCCGCACTCGCCTTGAGTGCATTTGGTCTTATCGCTTGCGGTGAAGACAGCAATCCGACCGTTTCTTCCCAGCCGGGAACCTCTTCTTCCTATGTTCCGCCTGAAATTCCGCAAGAAACTGCAACTACAACAATCCTTTTCCTGAATACCGGAGTAAGCTCCACTCTTATTAATAGAGTTGACTTCACTGGTACTGTAAAGCTCGACTTCAGCGATACAACCGCAAACTTCGACGTTAACGCAGCCCGTTTCACGGACATCCAGTTCTTTGTAGAAAGCGCATCAAAGACAAGCACTGGTTCTATAAAGACCCAGAGCGCTACTTTGGACGCAGCATACTTTGCCGCAACTCCGGTTACGACCATCAACTTCGACCAGATCGGTCTCTATGCAGACCTTAACGATGGTTACACTGAATGTGGTAACTTCAACCTCATTATTGCAGCAATCGCCTCTACGGCAACGGCAACGGGCGAAACTTTGCAGTCTGTCTCCAGAGACACGATTCTGTTCGTCCGTGACGAAGAAAACTGCAAGATTCCGGAAAGCTCCTCTTCAAGTGTCGTTGTTCCGGGCGCACCGCTCGCAGTTGCAACCACTGTTCTTAACACAAAGTCTGCCAAGTGCCTCACTTTTGCTACCGGCACCACTGGTGATACCGGTGATATCTGCATCAGCCGCGTTGGCAAGGACGCCTTCACGCTTTCTAGCGGCACGGGTCTGAAGTTCGCCTTCTACACCAACCCGAACGACGCAGACAGAACGAACGACTGGACTAGCGAACATTTACCGGCATCTCCGACTACAGACAATTTCAAGTACAAGTCAGAAGCCTTGAAGGAAACCATCGCCAACTACTTGAACGAATTGGAAGTGTTCACGGTCGGCATTGCTGACACTTACGTTCCGAACTCCGGTTCTGCAGTAGGCTTCTATGCATTCGTTGTGAGTGACGTGTCCACCCCGGACGGCAACGGCGACGTTTCGATCAATCTGACCTACCTCAAGGCACAGTAATCTAAAACGAAAACGCTTTGAAAAAAGACCTCCCCCGTGGAGGTCTTTTTTGTAGTCTTCCTTTTTGCCTACATGTTATTCCCGGCGCCTGTCCTCGCGCCTGTCCTCGCTTGACGGGGATGACCGGGAATCTCCTTTTGACACTCTTCGAGTGTCTTTTGCGAGGCTCGGAAGTGGGCCTGTAAACAGTCCCGTTTCACTCGCCTTACGCAAAAGTTTCTAAATTTGCGCTCCTTCGGAGTGCATTTGGCATCTACGATGCCATGCAGCTGCATTTCGGCCATAGGTAATGTAAACATTACCTGCGGCACTCAATTTGCACGCATTTAATACGGCTCGGCAATGTCAAAACAACAAGTTGTTTTGACGTCTTCGACGTCAGTGGCTACGGCTCGCAAATGCAAAAACAAGTTTTTGCGCTTTCTCACCTTGCACACTTTTGCCGCTGCGCTCGCCTTTTACTAAATTTGTCGCGTAACATTTTAATGGAGTAAATATGCTCAAGAAACTTTCCAACTTCCCTGGCATCAAGGGCCCGGTCGTCACCATCGTGATGGACGGTTTTGGTATCACCGATAAGGTCGAAGGCAACGCCATCAAGGCAGCCCGCACCCCGACTCTCGACAACCTCTTCAAGATGTACCCGAACGTTCTCTTGAAGGCTCACGGTCGCGCTGTCGGTATGCCGACCAACGAAGACATGGGTAACTCCGAAGTCGGCCACAACGCAATCGGTGCTGGCCAGGTTTACAACCAGGGTGCAGCCCTCGTTGCAGACGCCATCAACAGCGGCGACATCTTCGGCCGTGACGCTTGGAAGGAAATCTCCGGCAACGTTCGTGAAAAGAACACCGTTCTCCACTTCATCGGCCTCTTCAGCGATGGTAACGTTCACTCCAACATCGCTCACCTCAAGGCTATGGTTGCCCAGGCCAAGAAGGAAGGCGTCAAGAAGGTTCGCGTTCACATCCTCCTCGACGGTCGTGACGTTCCGGAAACCTCCGCTCTCGATTACGTCGGCCCGTTTGAAAAGTTCCTCGACGAACTCCGCTCTCCGGAATTCGACGTTTGCATCGCTTCTGGCGGTGGACGTATGCAGATCACCATGGACCGTTACAATGCTAACTGGAAGATGGTGGAACTCGGCTGGAAGACCCACGTGCTCGGCGAAGGCCGCTACTTCGACAACGCTACGCAGGCTATCGAAACCCTCCGCGGCGAAACCAAGGCTATTGACCAGGACCTCCCGCCGTTCGTGATTGCTAAGGACGGCGCTCCGGTTGGCACCATCAACGATGGCGACTCCGTGGTGTTCTTCAACTTCCGTGGCGACCGCGCTATCGAAATCACGCGCGCCTTCGAAGAAGAATCCTTCAATGAATTTGACCGCAAGCGCTTCCCGCACGTCTGCTACGCAGGCATGCTCCAGTACGACGGCGACCTCAAGCTCCCGAATCGCTTCCTCGTTCCGCCTCCGGCAATCAAGGAAACCAGCGGCGAATGGCTCTCTGAAACCGGCGTCAAGCAGTTCGCTTGCTCCGAAACGCAGAAGTACGGCCACGTCACTTACTTCTGGAATGGTAACCGTTCCAGCAAGTTCGACGGCGAAACCTACCTCGAAATCGAATCTGACGTTGTTCCGTTCGAACAGCGCCCGTGGATGAAGGCTGCCGAAATCACCGACGCCATGATCGAAGCTTTGAAGAGCGGCAAGTACCAGACTCTCCGCTGCAACTTCCCGAACGGCGACATGGTGGGCCATACCGGTTCCTTCCGCGCTGCTACCATGGCTATCGAAGCTGTGGATATCGGCCTCGCCCGTTTGCTCCCGGTAATCGACGCCCTCGGTGGTGTTGCTATCATCACGGCTGACCACGGTAACGCCGACGAAATGTACGAAATCGACAAGAAGACCGGCATGCCGAAGGTCAACAAGGATGGTTCCTTCAAGGCCAAGACGAGCCACACCCTCAACAAGGTGCCGTGCATCCTTTACGATAACGTCACTGGCGGCAAGCTCGGCCTCAAGGAAGGCGACTGGGGCCTTTCCAACATCGCTGCTACGACGGCCAACCTCCTCGGCCTCGAAAAGCACGAAGCTTGGGACGATTCCATGCTCATCATCAAGTAAGAGCCGCACAAGTTGCTTCGGCAAGCTCAGCAAACTTACAAGTGCCCTGAGCCCGCCGAAGGGCAATACTAAAAGGGAACCCGCAAGGGTTCCTTTTTTCTTTGTTCAAAAAAAATTGTATATTAACCGAGCTAATTACGATTTTTCAAGGAGTTTCGTTTATGCACAAATTTCATATTCCCTTTTTACTAGTTGCATGCATGGCAACATCAGCATTTTGGGGATGCGGAAGCGATTCCAACGACGAAGACGATAGTTTTGTCAATGTTGGCGGCCAGCTTTGGTCTAAGGAAAATTTAAACATCCCAATCGAAGGAAGCTTCTGCTACGACAGCCTCTCCACCAACTGCGAAAAATACGGCAGGCTTTATACGTGGACCATGGCAATGAACATAGACGAAAGCTACGCAACAACAGAGCTCGGCAAAATCAAGTTACCACATCAAGGAATTTGCCCCGCAGGTAGCCACCTTCCAAGCCTTTCTGAATGGCAGCAGTTAGACGACTACCTCAACAAGCACCCTTCAGAAAAAGAGCTTTTCTTGAACCAAATCGGCGGATTCTACCGTCCTAATAGCGGCTTTTCAAACGAAAATATCGAATTGCTAATGTGGACATCAACCGAATACGACTACTCCGATCGACCCTACGCCGACAAATACAACTTCGCCTGGCTTGTCGTTCACCGCAAAAATTTAACGACAACGCAAGACAATCCAGTCAAGCAAGTCAGTGCATCCGTCCGTTGCATCAAGAATAAATAGCAAAACCATTCTGAATAGAAAAGGGCCCCCAAAGGGGTCCTTTTTTACATTTCTTGAGATAGTTCACAAGTTGCAAAAAAAAATTTTCATTTTGATTCTAAAAAACCTATCTTTATTTATAAAAACGAAGTTGGAATGAGGAATTAAAATGAGTTTTAATTCTAGAGAGGGTTTTACCCTCATTGAGCTAATGGTATACATAGCTCTTCTTGGTGGTATAGTCCTTATAGCAGGACGAGCTTTTAGCGATAGCACTAAAATGCGTGTACGTACCCAGAGTATGTTACAGGCATCCCAGACCGTCGGAAACGTCGGTACAATACTCAAAGACGACATAGCCCAGCTAGGTGCAAAAAGCTCAAAAGAAGCTGGCGGCGGAACCATGGATGTGTTCAGCACCGACCATATTCACGATGTTTACATGGATCCCGATGCTACAGAAGATGCAGACAAGGATTCATCTTCATTCACAATCGTCAAAAACGATGACGGAGACGGCAGGGACAAGATCACCATGCGCCGTCTGCGCTATTCCGATGCAGGCGTCTACCAGGCCGTCGAAGAAGTGACCTGGTTCCTTGAAGACCGCGTCCTTAAGAGATCTTGCAAAAGCACAAGCGCCCTGGTCGAAGATGCAGAATGCCCATCGGAAAACGCTAGCGTGGTTACAATCGCAGAACACGTGGACAAGTTCTCGCTCACGCCCGCAAAGCCCACTACAGAAGTGGCCTCCGTCAGCGTACTCCCCTCATCCAGCGAATCAGACAAGAACTTTAAACTGGTTTCCCGTTTTGGCGATGAAAACTTCGAGCCAGTAACGATTACCCCCGAAGAAGGCGGCACGTCTATTAAGCTTTCAGGCTTTTCCATGAATTACAACTTTACCACCAGCGAACCGATTAGCAATCCGGACATGATCAAGGCGAATCAGGTTTTCGTTTCCAGTCTCGGAAGCAGCTTGTGTTCCTGGGGAGCCCAGTGCATCCAGGTCACCTTAAGCCCCTATATTGAATACGAAATTTCATTTTCGATGCCCTATACCGCAACGGATGACCCCAGCAGAATGTTCTGCCCAGGCAGGGACCACATGGCTGTAGGCTTCAGGTATGCCGAGAACGGCAACAAGCTCGACGGGCTGAGCGATTTTCAGTTCTACCCGCCAACCGTCGGCGATGAGCGCGACACGGGGCTCCGCAAGATGCGCTTTACGACAAACACGACTTATGAAAACGTCTGTCTAGGATTCACTTTCGTCAGTTTCTCTCCTGTAGCCTCTTCAGGGAACATCACCATTTCAAACGTCAGGCTCCGAAAGGTTCCAAGTTCAAACTATACATTCACGGACGAGGCGATTGCAACAGCCGACAAGAAAAACGTAAAAGCCATCAAGCTGGAGCTATCCATCAACAAGAATGGCGAAGCCGGAGCCGAGACAGCAATTATATCAATCCCAAGCAACGGCCCAAGAGATTAAAAAAAATTGAGGAGTGTGGTTATGTTTAGTAAAAAAGGTATTTCTCTTGTAACAGTTCTCCTGTTTATGCTCGTCGCTACAATCGCAGCGACAGCGACATTCAAGTGGCTCACTTCCGAGAACCGTTCTTCAGCAACGAGAATGCAGACTCAAGAAGCCCGCCAGAGCGCCATCGCCGGCATCCAAAGCACCAGAGCCTGGATGACCAACAACGCAAACGAAGTCGGCGCCCTTGTTCGCCAATACGTCCTCGGCAGGAAGCAGCCCATCTTGCTCAATAGCCGCGTTTCCCCGCACATCAGCAGCAAGCAGGATTTCAACGTCTGGCTGACCGGTGTTAGTGAAACCAACGGCTACTTCAAATTCAAGATTCTATCCGAAGGCATTGCGCGCAACAACTCAAAGCATACAGAAGCCGCAATCATCAACGTTTCAGGGCTTTACCAAGTATCAATTCCAGAAGCCGAAGAAGAGGAAACGTACAAGAGCATTGCCTATGACTACTCGTACTTTGGAGGTTCCATCTCGAACCATGGCGATGCCAAACTTTCATCCATGCTAATCAACGGAAACTGGTCGGGAAACCCGATTGGCATTGACAAGAACATCATCATCACAGGACATGCCTCACTTTCCGGTGACAACGTCGATATTTACGGAACAGGTTGCATCGGTGGAAACCTTTATGCAAACAACGGTTTCGATGCAAAAAATCTCTATGTACACGGAACATCCTATGATTTCGGTTCCAAAAATATCGAAACCAAAAAAGGCATAACAAACCACGCTTACTTCGATGGAGTAGTCATTCAATCTGCGAATGGTGAGAAAAAAATCACCGTCGGGGGCAACCTCACCATCAAAAATATTTTCAAGACGCACATGGGTACAGGAAGTTCTCCCGTCACCATCAACGGAAATCTTTGTGTTGACTCCGCAATATCCCAAATTGAAATTGGAGGCTCTGTAGGTAGCGGGGCAACGTACAATCAACCATTT contains:
- the cysS gene encoding cysteine--tRNA ligase; the encoded protein is MALQFYNTASRKKELFTLPEGVPAVRMYCCGPTVYHFAHIGNLRTYIFEDFLVRTLNYYGYKVNHIVNITDVGHLTSDGDTGDDKMEKGAAREGKSVWDIAKFYTDAFMADWHRLNIQEPTRWTRATDHIQEQIDLVKTLEEKGFTYRTSDGIYFDSLKFPRYADFARLDVENLRKGSRIDMGEKHNATDFALWKFSPTDKKRAMEWDSPWGVGFPGWHIECSAMAMKYNGPTLDIHCGGTDHIRVHHTNEIAQSECANGVQFSRFWMHGEFLRTASEEKLEDGTTEQKFGKMSKSSGEFLTVTLLMERGFNPLDYRYFALGSHYRNYLNFTWEALTGAKEAFKSLHKKTDPLIGKATAIESEAAKAFQQEFKDAIGDDLNMPRALGIMNTMLKSDIDDGEKAALVADFDKIFGLKLDQPREEYVKKGANDNIDTAKIEALIAARKEARANKNWAESDRIRDELAAMNIVIKDSKEGTTWSVKE
- a CDS encoding sugar MFS transporter, whose amino-acid sequence is MGLGLPDTILGAAWPLMHLDLKTPISAAGILSIIASLGTIVSSLCTPKFLRVLGTGKLVAYSIALTAIASLGYGFADSFNILCLWAIPMGIGAGAVDVAMNNFAAIYLESKHTNWLHASWGIGATLGPSLLSFSILTGNGWRGSYEYVAASLTAIFVLILISLPLWKKTEARGGLSENVTIPTNSENAKAASPGNTPRTAAPPDNNANNAPHISIREALHVPGMKLSFLTFFFYSALEISTSLWCGTYLIACGFKPEIGAFIVSLMFASVMIGRIASGFFAIKFTDHRLIYAGIFIVAAGCLVLSLPLPLWMQPVCICLLGLGCAPVYPSLIHATPARFGESLSSQAISIQLAGSYIGSILMPPAFGLVAAKFTVHLWPISLSIFVGLLLLCVCLLDYVTHKKLNKSYARERVIDILHTVSMETLKRERRIQRRLRNRQKKR
- a CDS encoding MBL fold metallo-hydrolase, which produces MEIKQFVFNPFGVNCYILSNSKGEAILIDPSVSNAREQAALTDYLKSENLKVVRVLNTHLHLDHVLGNAFAERTFGIKAEAHKDDTFLLDAQKEQSQMFGLPCNDLAPALGNYLSDGDIVEIAEIRLQVIHVAGHSPGGLAFFCENPGKVNGQDNVPPLLFPGDIIFAGSRGRSDLYGGDEFALVSGIKSKLLTLPAETVVFPGHGPSTTIGNEKMWY
- a CDS encoding acyltransferase; this encodes MSNNGQARIGWIDEFKGFVLLLVCLFHIEQNFPNAHLGMYHLSALRMSAFFFISGFLFSTKRFTNFKSYFTHKTRVLLVPYLYLSFLFFAIDPVVYNFTLFPKSPTMMVVNTIPDINNTWQYIYWNIAKIFIAGKSSVGAGPLWFVFTLYSVSLLFYLLHEISKKQVNPKLFFVVMAIEGLLGGWLLNENHIHLPLGIERDLTILFFFGCGYLCKDPIKRIHNAISASTAHAAKNTIIVAAIGIANYIAYAFLESPSPNFSIMNNDLGKSLPQFVASSITGIIGLIATFLLASKIPDIAPIRIFKGILRNISRNALVILAVHWWIVLILRLFFRPQINQPGIAYIAIPILALGTIATIPLFRSKLHRLLGKEKISIRESLNIKE
- a CDS encoding GIY-YIG nuclease family protein translates to MQEKSYTYILFNKPHGTLYTGVTSNLIKRMQEHKSLTSGFTAKYNVTQLGYFEEHTSVVDAIEREKKIKGGSRKKKIALIESMNPQWKDLFSELGV